Part of the Triticum urartu cultivar G1812 chromosome 2, Tu2.1, whole genome shotgun sequence genome, GGCAGAGCTCCTACCCGGTTTGAGCTAAATATTCAGTTGGATTTCTTTTAGGGAACCAAAAGTTTTAGTTACATTTTTTTGAGATAATAATTTCAATTAGAAGAGCTAAAATACTGGAAAGCACGCAAAAATTGTCCTAATAACCTAGTTCGTCCCACACTCTTCACTGGTTTCTTCCTAGGTTGGGCGGGCCATAACCCGGTTTTTGCCCCTATGTAGCTCCGCCACTACCTACGTCGGTTGTCACCGCCGAGAGGAGAAAAACACTAGCGCGAGGGAAAATGGAGTATGAGCTTAGGATGCAAGTGAAGTTTCATTGACCTTTAACCGCCTGCTGAATCTATGAACATGAAAAAACAACCTAGCAAACTGAAACATTCTAGTAGCTAGGAAAAAGAAAGCAGAAGCTTTTGCTTGGAAACTCGCAACAAATTCGTTGGTTATGATGGAGAATCAAGTGATTCACAAGCTTGCAAGATCTAGTGCTTACTATGTGAAATGAGCCAAGAGGGTACACTCTATGCTTTTTGTATATGCCCTCTAGCTGTCCAACTATGGCGAGCTATGAGGAAAGAATTTCATATGACAAATGTCAAAGACGTTATCAACATTGGGGCAGACTGGTTGGTCCACCTGATGGACAACTgcgatgaacaagagcgtctcCCTTTGCCAATGACGCTCTGGAGGATACAACATGTGAGAAATGAGATCGACCATCACAAGCAACCGCCGACTGTGGAATCCTCCAACCAAATTTTATGCAGTGACATCGAGTCCCTCTTGTGCATACAACAGAACCCCACCGGGAATATTGGTCGAGGGAAAATGGTGGTCACATAGGATAAATGGGGCAAGAAACAAATAGTGGTCACATACGATAATGGTTGTCACATGCACACTTGCAATAGCCTGCTAGAGGTAGAGCTGGATGCATGTATTGCCTTGGACTACGACTCGAGCACAAAACCATTAATTGTCGAAACCGACTCCGAGGTGGCTGCTAAATGATCAAGAAGCTGGACGCGAATCTATCCCCGAATGCCTCCATCGTCGGCGAGATAAAGAGTCTTCTTCAGCAAGATAGAcaactactccctccgatccataatataagaacgtttttgtcACTAGTGTAGTggcaaaaacgttcttatattatgggacggagggagtattacatTGGTATAGCGTGTCATTGCTGGTAACAGTGTTACCCACTGTCTTGCTCGATTTAGGTCAGCATAACATGCGAATTGATGTGTGGCTGAGAGCAGGCCCCCATGAGATTGATTTTCTGTATGAAAACGATTGTAATCCCCAAGGTTAAGCATTGAAATATAAGTATTTGtcttgaaaaaggaaagaaaagaaagcaAAAAATCCTTGCATTCtttaaaaagaaaagaaaaactccATGCATTCTTTACGACCCACCATAAATTCCCAGGCCCTTTGATGGGCCGACGAAGAGGCCCAACTGACCCAACAACCCCCGGCACCCGCTCGACCCCTTCTTCCCTTCCCTTCCTCCTCCCTTCCAGGTCACAACGCTACCCCCAATCCCCAGCCTCCAgatccacccgccgccgccggcctcccCGTCGCTTCCCGTCCCCCGCGCGCCCCAGCCAGCCAGGTAAGCGGCGATCTCCCTTCTCCCCTCCTACCCCGATCTCCCCACGATCTCTCGTAACCCAGCACGAGGGGACGAGGGCCCCCGCGTCCTCGACGCGACGTCAGGCGAACGAGCCGTCGTACGCGTTCGTGCGATTTCTTAGATTCACGAGTATGCGTGGGGGGTCTAGTCGTTGGTCCGCGACGCGCCGGTGACCTCCTCGATGCGTTTTACTGGCCCGGGAGATTCGCCTGGCGGCGCGGACATTTCGATGAGTATGCTCTTGCGCTTTAGGATGGGTGGTTGTCTCCTCGGGCCTGGGTCTCGGTCCGATGTGGTCTACTGGCGTTTGTTTAGCCTAGGTTGAGATTGGGTTATCTGTTTGAAATTCCTTTCTTTGGAAGCATTATGTTGTTGCTAGGTTAGTAATGCTGTGCGAGTTCATCGATATCTCTTTGGTTTATTATTAGATCTGCTGTAACGTGGTGAACGCACATGAATTTTTTGGGTTCCTGATTCGCTGGTATGCGGGAGGTACTGGTCACGATCAATGATAGCCTAGAAAGTGTCATGTTACTGGTAGAAGATATACAATACTTTGAATTTGCTTATCATTGAAATGTTGTGTTAATGTGCTAAATTCAAGTACGTTGAGCTGCTCAGAAAGAATCCTTGGACTCAAAATGCCTGGTAGATGAAGTAACGTAGTGGATTGTACATTAAGTAATCATTCCCCATTTCGGTAGTTGCTGATGAGAGTAGCTGAACAACTGTTAGaaacctgcatctggagttgGATCAGTTTCATGAATTCAAAGTTTGTTGTTGCTGAATCTTAAGATGCTTACAGCTGTAATGCAATTATTATACTACTATAGAACTATCTATGGCAATTGCTCTTCCATCTAAGGGTTAGGATTGAAAGAGTAGTTTTTGTATGCAGGATGACGCTAGAAGAAGCACCATTTTACCCACGCGAGAAGCTCGTTCAGAAGCAGCAGTATTTCCAGAAGCTGAGCAAGCATATCCACCTTAAAGGCCGCTATGATGTGGTCACCTCCGTTGCCATTCCCCTTGCGCTTGCTGGCACCAGCTTGTTCATGATTGTAAGTTGAAAATCTCATCTGATGCCTTGGTTACTTGTGCTCTTTGATATTGCGTCCGCTCAGTCATTGACATGTATCGTGGCTAACAAACAGGGTCGTGGGATCTACAACATGTCTAACGGGATTGGGAAAAAGGAGTGAAATTCTGTGGGTTTTGCTAGTATCTCAGTACGCCGCGGCATGGCAGGGATACCGTCCAAGCTATGACGTCTTCTTCGTATGCAAATAATATTGTCAGAGAAAGACTCAGTTCATTTCCAGTTCCCTTTTGTTGGTATTTGTGGATATTTGATGTCAGCAAATTGATGTTAAACTGGCAATGATGATTCTATAACATCGGCATCATTATCCTTTCAGTTAATTGCGACGTTTTTTTTCTACGGTTTCCTTTCAACTGATGCCTTTTGTGCTCTCCATGCGCGCATTCATGACATAATTTCTTGCCTGTGTGAATTCACCAGTTTGTTTGTATGGTATTTAGCAAGTTCCTACACAGTTTGAGGTTGAAATCCTGATTAGTTGCATCTCAAAATATATTGAGTAACTTGAGATCATCGAGCTTATATATTGCAAGGCTTTGTTGTTTTCTAGCGGCATTGTGTGAACTTTCTTGACAAAGCAAGTGACACAATTAGCTCAAGCTACCAGTATGACTTCCTAAAAGAAAAACATCAGGATACTGAACAGTTCTTTTTAGAAAGAGAGAGTAATTTTCTTGGGCTCCATTGTAAACCATTTCATTTCCTCGCTACGTGTCTGACGAACCACAGTTTTAGGTGGCTGTTGTTTTGCTCAGAATGTGACGTCAGAGTCGTTCGGAATGCTGTTGGAATCGGACAGGTTGCCCATTACCCTTTGGCCGTACAATTTTCCACCGAGTCCGGTGCAAGGAAAGGAATGCCAAGGCTACTCTCACTAACACAGCGCATTAGAACACTTCAGAGGGACGCTAGATATATAACCATTTACAAATGTACTAGTACCAAAATTTCAACTGCCATTGCTGCAACTAGGCTGAATTAGAACTTCTAGAGCTTCTCTCCTCCCATGTCGCTTTAAGCTAAAAATGGAGAGATTGCCCACCTGAAGAAGGGGATGAGACATGAATCAGCTTCACTGGACAAAGCATAACATTTCAGATCATTTGATTATGTTATGTCTGAACAATAAGATTGGCAGAAAATATAAACAAAACGAGGAAAAACCCTATGCACAGAATGAGAGTCTTGACAAACAGACACATGCCATTTAACCCCTTCTAGACAAGCACAGAGTTATCAGATGGCACGTTTTAAATCCGTGCAAGCGGGTGACGATGCTATCTACGCTTAAGAACAAGCAAGACAGAGTGTGTTCTTGCTGATAGCATACACATACACAGATACCGTCATAGTAGAAACTAGCACGAATGTTGCTTATGGTAGTTGTTCAGCAGTTCCAAGGCATGAGCTTGTACAGAGATTGATAATTGTCCTTAAATACTAGTAAAAGGAATGTTCATTGACAAACATGAATAAATATGCAGGCCTAGAACAAAAGCTAATAGCTCATCTATTTCCAAAATCGATATACTAATTGTCTAATTCATAGGAATGTAGGCTACAGGTTCTGCTTTATTGTATCCAAAATGCCAATGTTGGACACGGACATTCAGAATAACCAAGCCTTAAACATTTCTTATAATGAAGTGCAATGCGC contains:
- the LOC125535969 gene encoding uncharacterized protein LOC125535969; translation: MTLEEAPFYPREKLVQKQQYFQKLSKHIHLKGRYDVVTSVAIPLALAGTSLFMIGRGIYNMSNGIGKKE